A genomic region of Christiangramia sp. OXR-203 contains the following coding sequences:
- a CDS encoding ATP-dependent helicase: MEAYLAELNDAQRAPVLQKDGPMIVIAGAGSGKTRVLTYRIAYLMNQGVDAFNILSLTFTNKAAREMKQRISKIVGSSEAKNLWMGTFHSVFAKMLRFEADKLGYPSNFTIYDTQDSHSVIRAIIKDMRLDKDVYKYKQVYNRISSYKNSLITVKAYFQNQELQEADAMSKKPRLGEIYQQYVDRCFKAGAMDFDDLLLKTNELLNRFPDVLHKYQSRFKYILVDEYQDTNHSQYLIVRALSDKFQNICVVGDDAQSIYAFRGANINNILNFQKDYDNVQMYRLEQNYRSTRNIVHAANSIIDKNKTKLDKIVWTANDDGPKIVVNRLLTDGEEGRYVASSIFENKMQQQLNNGDFAILYRTNAQSRAMEDALRKRDIPYRIYGGLSFYQRKEIKDVLSYLRLILNNKDEEALKRVINYPARGIGQTTMDRLSVTANQHNRSIFEVIQNLDKLDLKINRGTQTKLENFVNMIQSFAISNETMDAFQIAEMVTKKTGLVQELKKDGTPEGIARIENIEELLNGIRDFVEGQREIADATGSLSEFLEDVALATDLDNDTGDDDRVALMTIHLAKGLEFPYVYIVGMEEDLFPSGMSMNTRSELEEERRLFYVAITRAEKQAYLTYTLSRYRWGKLVDAEPSRFIEEIDEQYLETLVPQDDYKYKPLIDTDIFGDDVDKSKLRQSKPRTGTPPPAHKPSEEQLRKLRKLRPAAKEPEKAMNTLNLSAGDEVEHMRFGKGKVLKLEGVGQDRKAEIEFEQGGIKNLLLRFAKLKILS; the protein is encoded by the coding sequence TTGGAAGCTTACTTAGCTGAATTAAATGATGCACAAAGGGCCCCGGTGCTGCAGAAAGACGGACCAATGATTGTTATTGCCGGTGCGGGATCTGGTAAAACAAGGGTGTTAACCTACAGGATCGCTTACCTGATGAATCAGGGCGTAGATGCGTTCAATATTCTTTCGTTAACCTTTACCAACAAGGCAGCACGAGAGATGAAGCAGCGTATTTCCAAGATCGTTGGAAGTAGTGAAGCTAAGAATCTCTGGATGGGAACTTTCCACTCGGTTTTTGCTAAAATGCTGAGGTTCGAGGCAGATAAACTTGGATACCCTTCAAATTTTACCATTTACGATACTCAGGATTCTCATTCTGTGATACGAGCGATCATAAAAGATATGCGTCTGGACAAGGATGTGTATAAATACAAGCAGGTTTATAACCGAATTTCTTCTTATAAGAACAGTCTTATCACGGTAAAGGCCTATTTCCAGAATCAGGAATTGCAGGAAGCCGATGCCATGTCCAAAAAGCCAAGATTGGGTGAGATCTACCAGCAATATGTGGATCGCTGTTTCAAGGCGGGCGCGATGGACTTTGATGATCTGCTTCTAAAAACGAATGAATTACTGAACAGGTTTCCGGATGTCCTGCATAAATACCAGAGTAGATTTAAATACATTCTGGTGGATGAGTACCAGGATACCAATCATTCTCAGTATTTGATCGTAAGAGCACTTTCAGATAAATTTCAGAATATATGTGTGGTAGGTGATGATGCGCAGAGTATCTATGCATTTAGGGGTGCCAATATTAACAATATTCTGAATTTCCAGAAGGATTATGACAATGTACAGATGTACAGGCTTGAGCAGAATTACAGGTCTACCCGAAACATTGTACATGCTGCCAACTCAATTATTGATAAGAATAAGACCAAGCTGGATAAGATCGTATGGACTGCGAATGATGACGGGCCAAAGATCGTTGTGAACAGATTACTTACAGATGGCGAAGAGGGGCGTTACGTTGCTAGTTCTATCTTTGAGAACAAAATGCAACAACAGCTTAATAATGGTGATTTCGCCATCCTTTACAGAACCAATGCACAGAGTAGGGCGATGGAAGACGCACTACGAAAGAGAGATATTCCATATAGAATTTATGGCGGACTTTCATTCTACCAGCGAAAAGAGATCAAGGATGTACTCTCTTATCTCAGACTTATACTGAATAATAAGGATGAAGAAGCTCTTAAAAGAGTGATCAATTATCCAGCACGAGGAATTGGCCAGACCACAATGGACCGACTTTCTGTAACCGCCAATCAGCATAACAGGTCAATTTTTGAAGTTATTCAGAATCTGGATAAACTTGATCTTAAGATCAATCGTGGAACGCAGACTAAACTGGAAAATTTTGTAAATATGATCCAGAGTTTTGCCATTTCTAACGAAACTATGGACGCTTTCCAAATTGCTGAAATGGTGACCAAGAAGACGGGGCTGGTTCAGGAACTTAAAAAAGATGGTACACCTGAAGGAATTGCCAGAATTGAAAATATAGAGGAATTACTTAATGGTATCAGGGATTTCGTTGAAGGCCAGCGAGAGATCGCAGACGCAACTGGTTCTCTATCAGAATTTCTTGAAGACGTAGCACTTGCTACAGATCTTGATAATGATACCGGGGATGATGATCGTGTTGCTTTAATGACCATTCACCTGGCCAAAGGGCTGGAATTTCCTTATGTATATATCGTCGGAATGGAAGAAGATCTTTTTCCATCCGGGATGAGTATGAATACCAGAAGCGAACTTGAAGAAGAACGCCGATTGTTCTATGTAGCTATAACCAGGGCCGAGAAGCAGGCATATCTTACCTACACACTTTCCAGGTATCGTTGGGGTAAACTTGTAGATGCCGAGCCTAGTAGATTTATTGAAGAAATCGACGAGCAATACCTTGAAACTTTAGTGCCACAGGACGATTATAAGTACAAGCCTTTGATAGATACAGATATCTTTGGGGACGATGTGGATAAGAGCAAATTAAGACAAAGCAAACCCAGAACAGGTACTCCACCTCCAGCTCATAAACCTTCAGAAGAACAGTTGCGTAAACTTAGAAAACTAAGACCAGCTGCGAAAGAACCGGAGAAAGCTATGAACACTTTGAATCTTTCCGCAGGGGATGAAGTGGAACATATGCGTTTTGGAAAAGGTAAAGTTCTTAAACTTGAGGGTGTTGGCCAGGATCGAAAAGCTGAAATCGAATTTGAACAGGGCGGTATCAAGAATTTACTCTTACGTTTTGCCAAGCTGAAAATTCTTTCTTAA
- a CDS encoding DUF2945 domain-containing protein, with product MIKEGSKVKWEWGNGTAEGKVQSTFTKKVTRTIDGNEVTRDGEEGNKALYIEQEDGSNVLKLESEVKKAD from the coding sequence ATGATTAAAGAAGGAAGTAAAGTAAAATGGGAATGGGGAAATGGAACTGCGGAAGGAAAAGTGCAAAGTACATTTACCAAGAAAGTGACCCGAACGATCGATGGAAATGAAGTGACCCGCGACGGAGAAGAAGGCAACAAAGCATTGTATATCGAACAGGAAGATGGTAGCAACGTGCTTAAACTTGAAAGCGAAGTTAAAAAGGCGGACTAA
- a CDS encoding L-threonylcarbamoyladenylate synthase → MAELLRIYDENPAPKHINKVVEVLKKGGLIIYPTDTIYGLGCDITNNSALEKIARIKNVKLEKANFSFVCEDLSNLSDYVKQIDTTTFKILKRCLPGPYTFILPGGNNLPSVFKKKKTVGIRVPDNSICQAIVKALGNPIISTSIRDEDEVLEYSTDPELIREKWDNLVDLVIDGGYGDNVASTVIDLTTPEPEVIREGKGSLEIM, encoded by the coding sequence ATGGCTGAACTTCTAAGAATTTACGATGAAAATCCCGCACCAAAACATATAAATAAGGTAGTAGAAGTCCTTAAAAAAGGAGGACTTATCATTTATCCTACAGATACTATTTATGGTTTGGGATGTGATATTACCAATAACAGTGCACTAGAAAAGATTGCCAGGATCAAGAACGTTAAACTGGAGAAAGCTAATTTTTCCTTTGTTTGCGAAGATCTTAGCAATCTTTCTGATTATGTGAAGCAAATCGACACAACTACCTTTAAGATACTTAAACGATGTCTACCGGGACCGTACACTTTTATACTCCCTGGTGGAAACAATCTCCCAAGTGTTTTCAAAAAGAAAAAAACAGTCGGGATCAGGGTTCCAGATAATTCCATTTGCCAGGCGATTGTCAAAGCTCTTGGAAACCCAATAATTTCAACCTCAATTCGGGATGAAGATGAGGTGTTGGAATATAGTACAGATCCAGAATTGATTCGGGAGAAATGGGACAACCTGGTGGATTTGGTGATCGATGGTGGTTACGGCGATAATGTTGCTTCAACCGTAATTGACCTTACAACGCCAGAACCGGAAGTAATCCGGGAAGGGAAAGGTTCCCTTGAAATCATGTAA
- a CDS encoding alpha/beta fold hydrolase encodes MSTLETTTEVKGQPINLYYEDYGEGKPVILIHGWPLSHRMWEYQIESIVEAGFRCIAYDRRGFGASDKPWTGYDYDSLAKDLNDLITKLDLTDATIVGFSMGGGEVARYIANYGTSKLSKAALISAVPPFMLKTDDNPDGLDAETFEGFKKNLRKDRPGFLSEFGDQFLNFEDNSDRISEDMAHYYWSIGCQASPNATLECVDSFGKTDFREDLKKFDIPTLVVHGTADQVVPIEMSGKKSAEMIANSEYHEVMDAPHGLVLTHTAEFNRLLVDFLKK; translated from the coding sequence ATGAGTACATTAGAAACTACAACTGAAGTTAAGGGGCAACCTATTAATTTATATTATGAAGACTATGGTGAAGGTAAACCGGTAATTTTAATTCACGGTTGGCCATTAAGTCATAGAATGTGGGAATACCAAATAGAATCTATCGTTGAGGCAGGATTTAGATGTATTGCCTACGATCGTAGAGGTTTTGGAGCAAGTGATAAGCCTTGGACTGGATATGATTATGATTCGCTGGCGAAGGATTTAAATGATCTAATTACTAAATTAGACCTTACAGATGCTACGATTGTCGGTTTTTCAATGGGTGGAGGGGAAGTAGCCCGCTATATCGCAAACTACGGAACTTCTAAATTGAGTAAAGCAGCATTAATTTCGGCGGTGCCACCATTTATGCTGAAGACTGATGATAATCCTGATGGTTTGGATGCAGAGACATTTGAAGGTTTTAAAAAGAATCTTAGAAAAGATCGTCCCGGATTTTTATCAGAATTTGGAGACCAATTCCTGAATTTCGAAGACAATTCAGATCGAATTAGTGAAGATATGGCGCACTATTACTGGTCTATAGGATGTCAGGCATCACCGAATGCCACGTTGGAATGTGTAGACTCTTTCGGAAAAACAGATTTTAGAGAAGATCTGAAGAAATTTGATATTCCTACGCTAGTTGTTCATGGTACCGCAGATCAAGTAGTACCTATTGAAATGTCTGGAAAAAAGAGTGCTGAAATGATAGCAAATAGTGAATACCACGAGGTGATGGATGCTCCTCACGGTCTTGTTCTGACTCACACTGCAGAGTTTAACAGATTACTCGTAGATTTTCTTAAGAAGTAA
- a CDS encoding OmpA/MotB family protein produces the protein MKKIMLMSATAALLLSSCVSQKKYNELETKQRETQDQLNTATVKLNSCLDEKERLNSQVANLNNTNAALLNNVGNLATLSKKEAENMERSLESIKEKDLAIRSMQDAMNKKDSVTLALVTSLKGALGNLNDEDIEINVEKGVVYVSISDKLLFDSGRYNVTSRAKEVLGKVATVVNNKPNIEFMVEGHTDDKAISTSMFEDNWDLSVKRATSVVRVLQDEFGVEPARMTAAGRSYYVPLASNETAEGRAKNRRTRIVVLPKLDQFYSMIEDGMEKASSQSN, from the coding sequence ATGAAAAAAATCATGCTAATGTCGGCTACTGCGGCCCTTTTGCTATCTTCATGTGTTTCACAGAAAAAATACAATGAACTTGAAACAAAACAACGTGAAACTCAGGATCAATTAAATACTGCTACAGTAAAATTGAACTCCTGTCTTGATGAAAAAGAGCGTCTAAATAGCCAGGTTGCAAACTTAAATAATACAAATGCTGCTTTATTGAACAACGTTGGGAACTTGGCAACTCTTTCTAAGAAAGAAGCTGAGAACATGGAACGTTCTTTAGAAAGTATTAAAGAAAAAGACCTTGCAATTCGTTCTATGCAAGATGCAATGAACAAGAAAGATTCTGTAACTCTTGCTCTTGTAACCAGTCTTAAAGGAGCTCTTGGTAACTTAAACGATGAGGATATCGAGATCAATGTTGAGAAAGGTGTTGTTTACGTATCTATTTCAGACAAATTACTTTTCGATAGTGGTCGTTACAACGTAACATCTCGTGCGAAAGAAGTTCTTGGTAAAGTAGCTACTGTTGTAAACAACAAGCCAAATATCGAATTTATGGTAGAAGGTCATACAGATGACAAAGCTATTAGCACTTCTATGTTCGAAGATAACTGGGATCTAAGTGTGAAACGTGCAACTTCTGTAGTACGTGTTCTTCAGGATGAGTTTGGTGTTGAGCCAGCGCGTATGACTGCTGCAGGTAGATCTTACTATGTACCACTTGCAAGCAACGAAACTGCTGAAGGTCGTGCTAAGAACCGTAGAACAAGAATTGTTGTTCTTCCTAAACTTGATCAATTCTACAGTATGATCGAAGATGGAATGGAGAAAGCTAGTTCTCAGTCTAACTAA
- a CDS encoding glycosyltransferase family 2 protein, translating into MNIAVVILNWNGKDLLKKFLPSVITNSEEAQIYVADNNSTDESVAVLKISFPEVNIIQNKSNNGYAGGYNEALKSVSEEIIILLNSDVEVTRNWLVPILEIFQREADVAAIQPKILDYKKKDHFEYAGAAGGYLDQFGYPFCRGRIFQKMEEDKGQYDDNHEIFWASGACFAIRNSVYQEAGGLDEDFFAHQEEIDLCWRIQNMGYRIKYTADSVVYHVGGATLSSMDPKKTYYNFRNGLFLLLKNLKSTDLLPILFGRMILDGVAALKFLSEGKVDHFTAILKAHGSFYSSFNKIRKKRPDQFKIERYYKLRSIVYQHFILRKARYGELEK; encoded by the coding sequence ATGAATATAGCTGTAGTTATCCTCAACTGGAACGGGAAAGATCTGTTGAAAAAATTCCTGCCTTCGGTTATTACAAATTCTGAAGAGGCGCAAATTTACGTAGCCGATAATAATTCTACAGATGAATCTGTAGCGGTATTAAAGATCAGCTTCCCAGAGGTAAATATTATTCAGAATAAATCGAATAATGGTTATGCTGGTGGATATAACGAGGCTTTAAAGTCGGTTTCCGAAGAAATTATCATTTTACTAAATAGTGATGTGGAGGTGACCCGCAACTGGCTTGTTCCAATACTGGAAATCTTTCAGAGAGAAGCAGATGTAGCGGCAATTCAGCCAAAGATACTGGATTACAAGAAAAAGGATCATTTTGAATATGCCGGTGCAGCCGGTGGTTATCTTGATCAATTTGGATATCCTTTCTGCCGGGGAAGGATCTTTCAGAAAATGGAGGAAGATAAAGGACAGTATGATGATAACCATGAAATATTCTGGGCTTCAGGTGCCTGCTTTGCCATTAGGAATTCAGTTTACCAGGAAGCTGGCGGACTTGACGAAGACTTCTTCGCTCACCAGGAAGAAATAGATCTTTGCTGGAGAATTCAGAATATGGGATATCGCATAAAATATACAGCAGATTCTGTCGTTTACCACGTAGGTGGAGCGACCTTATCAAGTATGGATCCCAAAAAAACCTATTATAATTTTAGAAATGGTCTTTTTTTACTGCTGAAAAACCTTAAATCGACAGATTTACTCCCAATATTATTCGGAAGAATGATCCTTGACGGAGTTGCTGCTCTAAAGTTTTTAAGCGAAGGAAAAGTGGATCATTTTACGGCAATTTTAAAAGCTCATGGCAGCTTCTATTCATCATTTAACAAGATTAGAAAAAAGCGTCCCGATCAATTTAAAATTGAGCGATATTATAAATTGCGTTCTATTGTGTATCAACATTTTATCCTTAGAAAGGCACGCTATGGTGAACTAGAAAAATAA
- a CDS encoding type I restriction enzyme HsdR N-terminal domain-containing protein, which produces MQKLNFPSYSFRFKNNQNKVAVFDDLRKKFIILTPEEWVRQHTVKFLEKEKNYPVSLINVEKQIKIAGLTKRYDVVVFEPKGNIHIIVECKAPKIKITQDTFDQIARYNLSLKANYLMVTNGIEHYFCQMDYEKETYIFLTELPEYQRA; this is translated from the coding sequence ATGCAGAAGCTGAATTTTCCATCCTACTCATTTCGGTTCAAAAATAATCAAAATAAAGTAGCTGTTTTTGACGATCTACGGAAAAAGTTTATCATCCTTACACCTGAAGAATGGGTACGTCAGCATACTGTGAAGTTTCTGGAAAAAGAGAAAAATTATCCGGTAAGTCTTATCAATGTTGAAAAGCAAATAAAGATCGCCGGTCTCACCAAAAGGTATGATGTGGTTGTGTTCGAGCCAAAAGGGAATATCCATATTATCGTGGAATGTAAAGCACCAAAAATTAAAATCACCCAGGACACGTTCGACCAGATCGCCAGGTATAACCTGAGCTTAAAGGCAAATTATTTGATGGTAACTAATGGAATCGAACATTACTTTTGCCAGATGGATTATGAAAAGGAAACTTATATTTTTCTAACCGAATTACCGGAATATCAACGAGCATGA
- the holA gene encoding DNA polymerase III subunit delta: MDEARKIVNEIKQGDIKPIYFLMGEETFYIDGISNYIADNLLSEEEKGFNQMTLYGRDTNIEEIVSNAKRYPMMAERQVIIVKEAQDLSRTIEKLADYAENPQPTTVLVMCYKYKRIDKRRKLHKTIAKTGLIFESKRLYENQVGDWIMKTMKSRGYSISPKASQMLVEFLGTDLGKIDNELQKLQLICKKETLISPEIIEENIGISKDFNNFELRKAIGERDNLKAHRIINYFAQNPKDNPLVVTISLLFSYFSQILQYHGLNDKSKGAVSKQLKISPYFVGDYITAARNFPMKKVSKVISDLHETDVKSKGVGAANVSQGDLLKELLVKIMN; the protein is encoded by the coding sequence ATGGACGAAGCCAGAAAAATTGTAAACGAGATTAAGCAAGGTGATATTAAACCTATCTATTTCCTGATGGGTGAGGAAACCTTTTATATAGACGGAATTTCAAATTATATCGCAGACAATCTTCTTTCCGAGGAAGAAAAGGGTTTTAATCAAATGACCCTCTACGGAAGAGATACGAACATCGAGGAAATCGTGAGCAATGCCAAGCGGTATCCAATGATGGCTGAAAGGCAGGTAATTATTGTAAAAGAAGCTCAGGATCTTTCCAGAACGATCGAAAAACTGGCAGATTACGCTGAAAATCCTCAGCCTACCACAGTATTGGTGATGTGCTATAAATATAAAAGGATCGATAAACGCCGGAAGCTGCATAAAACCATTGCGAAAACTGGTCTTATTTTCGAAAGTAAACGACTTTATGAGAACCAAGTGGGGGACTGGATCATGAAGACCATGAAAAGTCGGGGATATTCAATTTCTCCAAAGGCCTCTCAAATGCTGGTTGAATTCCTGGGAACAGATCTCGGGAAGATCGATAATGAACTTCAAAAGCTTCAGCTTATTTGCAAAAAGGAAACGCTTATTAGTCCGGAGATTATTGAAGAAAATATAGGGATTAGCAAAGATTTCAACAATTTCGAATTGCGTAAAGCGATTGGAGAAAGAGATAATTTAAAGGCGCATAGAATAATCAATTATTTTGCTCAGAATCCTAAAGACAATCCACTGGTAGTGACCATTAGTCTGCTATTTTCCTATTTTTCTCAGATCCTGCAATACCATGGCCTTAATGACAAATCCAAAGGAGCAGTTTCCAAACAATTAAAAATAAGTCCCTATTTTGTGGGTGATTATATCACCGCCGCGAGAAACTTTCCAATGAAAAAAGTAAGTAAGGTGATTAGCGATTTGCATGAAACTGATGTGAAAAGTAAAGGTGTAGGCGCTGCCAATGTTTCACAGGGAGATCTTCTTAAAGAACTTCTTGTAAAAATCATGAATTAA
- the menA gene encoding 1,4-dihydroxy-2-naphthoate octaprenyltransferase encodes MSKFSTWVGAARLRTLPLSISGIIVGSSIAAQQGQFNLAIFSLALGTTLGLQILSNFANDYGDGVKGTDNEDRIGPMRALQSGIITQKEMLNAMVITAVATFILAVLLIYASFEDKNWIAALVFLILGIGAIVAAIKYTVGNSAYGYRGRGDIFVFIFFGLVAVYGSYFLYTHDHNFVSFFPAVAIGFLSVAVLNLNNLRDRISDAKAGKNTLVVKLGERKAKNYHYLLIIGALFFMLIYSAMVSRELDDFMYLLGFIPLIFHLMRVDKNDNPKDLDPELKIVALSTFGISILFALGLVL; translated from the coding sequence ATGAGCAAATTTTCAACCTGGGTTGGTGCGGCAAGGCTGAGAACACTTCCATTATCTATATCAGGGATAATTGTAGGAAGTAGTATCGCTGCACAACAGGGCCAGTTCAACCTCGCAATTTTTAGTCTCGCTCTGGGAACTACTCTTGGATTACAGATCCTTTCTAACTTTGCTAATGATTATGGTGACGGGGTAAAAGGAACCGACAATGAGGACCGGATTGGTCCCATGCGTGCCTTACAAAGCGGGATCATTACTCAGAAGGAAATGCTTAATGCGATGGTTATTACCGCGGTTGCAACTTTTATACTTGCTGTATTACTGATCTATGCTTCTTTCGAAGACAAAAACTGGATCGCTGCGCTGGTGTTTTTAATATTGGGAATAGGTGCTATCGTCGCTGCGATCAAATACACGGTCGGAAATTCGGCTTACGGATATCGCGGTAGAGGGGATATTTTTGTTTTTATATTTTTTGGATTGGTTGCCGTCTATGGTAGTTACTTTTTATATACACATGATCATAACTTTGTAAGCTTCTTTCCGGCAGTAGCTATTGGTTTTTTAAGTGTCGCGGTTCTCAACCTTAATAATCTTAGGGATAGAATTTCAGATGCGAAAGCTGGTAAAAATACGCTGGTTGTGAAATTGGGAGAGCGAAAGGCGAAGAATTACCATTACCTGTTAATTATTGGAGCTTTGTTCTTTATGTTGATCTATTCAGCAATGGTTTCCAGGGAACTGGATGATTTTATGTATCTGCTAGGTTTTATTCCGCTTATCTTTCATTTGATGCGTGTGGATAAGAATGACAACCCTAAAGATCTGGATCCCGAGTTAAAGATAGTGGCGCTTTCCACATTTGGAATCTCAATTCTATTTGCGCTAGGACTTGTGCTCTAA
- a CDS encoding metal-dependent hydrolase, which produces MKITFYGQNSLALEIGNKHIIVDPFITGNDLSKDKVDIKELKADYILLTHAHEDHVLDAEAIAKNTGAKIVSNYEIANHYGDKGFEVHPMNHGGSWDFDFGRVKYVNALHTSSFPDGKYGGQPGGFVIETDSGNIYIAGDTALTLDMKLIPMRTKIDLAVLPIGDNFTMGVEDAILASDFIECNRILGCHYDTFGFIEIDHDDAKKKFADKGKDLLLLDIGESVEV; this is translated from the coding sequence ATGAAAATTACATTTTACGGACAGAATTCGCTCGCTCTCGAGATTGGAAATAAACACATCATCGTGGATCCTTTTATTACCGGAAACGATCTTTCCAAGGATAAAGTAGATATTAAAGAATTAAAGGCTGATTACATTTTGCTAACCCATGCGCACGAAGATCATGTGCTGGATGCTGAAGCGATCGCTAAAAATACGGGCGCCAAGATTGTGAGTAACTACGAGATCGCTAATCATTATGGAGATAAAGGCTTTGAGGTACATCCCATGAACCATGGTGGTAGCTGGGATTTTGACTTCGGAAGAGTTAAATATGTGAATGCTTTGCATACCAGTTCATTTCCTGATGGCAAGTATGGAGGACAACCCGGCGGTTTTGTGATCGAAACTGATAGCGGGAATATTTATATCGCCGGTGACACAGCTTTGACGCTCGACATGAAATTGATACCCATGAGAACTAAAATTGATCTTGCTGTTCTTCCAATTGGCGACAACTTTACCATGGGTGTAGAAGATGCCATCCTCGCCAGTGATTTCATCGAATGTAATCGTATCCTTGGATGTCACTATGATACCTTCGGTTTTATTGAAATTGACCATGATGATGCTAAAAAGAAATTTGCAGATAAGGGTAAAGATCTTCTACTGCTCGATATTGGTGAATCTGTTGAAGTATAA
- a CDS encoding o-succinylbenzoate synthase gives MKASYKRYLLNFKRPSGTSRGVLTEKETWFLKVEDNDKYGIGECGILRSLSYDDRPDYEDKLHWVCENINLGKEMLWEELREFPSIQFGVEMAFRSLDSSTPFELFPSEFTQGKDHIPINGLIWMGDKEFMKKQISEKIEQGFRCIKLKIGAIDFETEIELLKSIRENFSAESMELRVDANGAFHPAEALQKLERLSKFDLHSIEQPIKQGQIPEMTNLCSKTPIPIALDEELIGVRDVTEKAKLIQTIQPQYAIYKPSLIGGMQGTQEWIDICEANQVKWWITSALESNVGLNAIAQWTYTLNTDLPQGLGTGGLYTNNFTSPLLVQDGKIQYDPQVNWDFKF, from the coding sequence ATGAAAGCTTCTTACAAACGATACCTTTTAAATTTCAAACGCCCCAGTGGAACTTCCCGGGGCGTTCTTACTGAAAAAGAAACGTGGTTTCTGAAGGTCGAGGATAATGATAAATACGGTATAGGTGAATGCGGAATTCTAAGATCATTGAGTTATGATGATCGTCCAGATTACGAGGATAAACTTCATTGGGTTTGTGAAAATATCAACCTGGGAAAGGAAATGCTATGGGAAGAATTACGCGAATTCCCCAGTATCCAGTTCGGAGTTGAAATGGCGTTTCGCAGCCTCGATTCAAGCACTCCTTTCGAATTATTTCCTTCGGAATTTACTCAGGGAAAGGATCATATTCCAATAAACGGACTCATCTGGATGGGTGACAAGGAGTTCATGAAAAAACAAATTTCAGAAAAAATCGAACAGGGTTTTCGTTGTATTAAACTGAAAATTGGGGCGATAGATTTTGAAACTGAAATTGAATTACTGAAATCTATTCGGGAAAATTTTTCGGCAGAATCCATGGAGTTAAGAGTAGATGCAAACGGAGCTTTTCATCCAGCTGAAGCCTTGCAGAAATTAGAGCGGCTTTCAAAATTCGACCTTCATAGTATTGAACAGCCCATAAAGCAAGGCCAAATACCGGAAATGACCAATTTATGCTCAAAGACGCCAATTCCAATTGCACTCGATGAAGAATTGATAGGAGTCAGAGATGTAACAGAAAAGGCTAAACTGATACAAACTATACAACCACAATATGCCATTTACAAACCAAGTTTGATTGGTGGAATGCAAGGCACTCAGGAATGGATCGATATCTGTGAAGCTAACCAGGTGAAATGGTGGATCACCAGCGCGCTGGAGAGCAATGTAGGACTCAATGCAATTGCGCAATGGACTTACACGCTGAATACAGATCTTCCCCAAGGTTTGGGAACGGGTGGTTTGTATACAAATAACTTTACCAGTCCGTTGCTGGTGCAGGATGGTAAAATTCAATATGATCCTCAGGTAAACTGGGATTTTAAATTTTAA